A stretch of DNA from Brassica napus cultivar Da-Ae unplaced genomic scaffold, Da-Ae ScsIHWf_249;HRSCAF=419, whole genome shotgun sequence:
AAATTAATGtgttttgagttttaaaatatgtataaatatatgtcaaaaacaaatataaacaccAAAAGAAAAAGGATAAGACACAAACTTGGAGGAACAGAAAGAGATGACGTAATCAGTGCCGGAACAAGTGAAGATACTGGTCGGATCATCATAAGCATAGCTATAAGCAGTAGGACAAGCTTCCTTGAACATTTTCGAGTAATTTGTTGGTCGACACGTAACAGGATTCCCATAAACTCCTCTACAACAATACTCATCTCTATCGAACACATCACAAGCACTCCTACACGAAACCACTTTCCCCTTAGATTTCACGGCAAGCTCCGGCGGACACTTTGATCTCAGGTCAGCCACACAGCCGGCGACACTACAGTTTCCCTTTCCGTTCATCGGAGTCACGGACATCGGAAGATTAAACCCGTCGACGAGACTCACGTCGTAGAAATCCAATGCGGCTAACGTGAACTCGGCGAGTGAAGCTGGTGGTTTTCCGGAGGCTGAGCATTTTAGGGTCGAGCCGCATGAACCGGTTTCGCATGTTCCGGTTCCGGTTTTGTCGAAATTGCAGCCGGTTCGTCCCCATATTCGACCTGACCAGCCTACTGGCGCGTTGAAGACTATGGATTGGCCCGGTTTGAGCTCGAATCCTCCGCCGTTGAAGTTTTCTCCGGGTGTTATCGCTGGCCAGATTGTTTGGTCACATGAGTTTACGATTGTGAATACTCGAGCTGACTCCGACCATTTTGTCCCTGTAGTTTAAATAATCACTAGAGACTAGAGTTCTAATCATTAACGGATATGAATCCATTATTGAATGTgccaaataaaaatcaaaattgataaaattCATTGGCAGAAAAATCATAGAGAATGGGATTTCTCATGTAAcaattttaactaatttaagttatatttgtgattttttataaaataaaaatattacctgaaaaataatatatacatgatGAATGCATGTGTATACAGATACGTGGAGAGATACATCTTACCATTAAAAGCTATTTTGGATATTG
This window harbors:
- the LOC125601267 gene encoding pathogenesis-related thaumatin-like protein 3.5 — translated: TGTKWSESARVFTIVNSCDQTIWPAITPGENFNGGGFELKPGQSIVFNAPVGWSGRIWGRTGCNFDKTGTGTCETGSCGSTLKCSASGKPPASLAEFTLAALDFYDVSLVDGFNLPMSVTPMNGKGNCSVAGCVADLRSKCPPELAVKSKGKVVSCRSACDVFDRDEYCCRGVYGNPVTCRPTNYSKMFKEACPTAYSYAYDDPTSIFTCSGTDYVISFCSSKKKPVCTYHDNKLACSDGSGSGGFRTMTGRLWLILMLSLFAFIYS